The proteins below come from a single Haladaptatus paucihalophilus DX253 genomic window:
- a CDS encoding FG-GAP-like repeat-containing protein — protein sequence MRTRTVAVVAVLLFSLVGAGAYAVMQPNQRGQLTEKWVSDTSRNTVGNHHVPAVAEIDGSKRIVVSVNVEQNDGTCSLVEMDANGTKGWQEEMPTENCNIHGYGDPIFADYDGDGTQDVLVATTEDKVLGFTSAGKQEFAGNLSWWGYTKPIVTDFTTDPGKEIVVTDLNGTVFVYSADGSLVWRKHIENSATVVAAPAVADFDGDGAPELAVGEKKVTVFERDGSVKWQTGTAGSVNWMTTAQTDGDPAVEIVAGTFDGHVTVIDGKTGDKQWSKSFGRMAAVKAVGDGDGDGQVEVYASTLQEEGDTDIGKLRALDASDGSVEWTTTLSTEDVQTMPPSMLGDLNGDGNKELVAVTETGSVSVINPDNGAVLASYERNVPIWTHVKLADIDGDGNQEILAVYGDGRVVAMGYSEK from the coding sequence ATGCGTACCCGAACGGTGGCGGTCGTCGCGGTCCTCCTCTTCTCCCTCGTCGGTGCCGGGGCGTACGCCGTCATGCAGCCGAATCAGCGGGGCCAACTGACCGAAAAGTGGGTCTCCGATACCTCGCGGAACACGGTCGGGAATCATCACGTTCCGGCGGTCGCGGAAATCGACGGATCGAAGCGAATCGTCGTCTCGGTCAACGTCGAGCAGAACGACGGCACGTGCTCGCTCGTGGAGATGGACGCGAACGGGACGAAAGGGTGGCAGGAGGAGATGCCGACGGAGAACTGTAACATCCACGGCTACGGCGACCCCATCTTCGCGGACTACGACGGCGACGGCACCCAAGACGTGCTGGTCGCGACGACCGAGGACAAAGTGCTCGGATTCACCTCGGCGGGGAAACAGGAGTTCGCGGGGAACCTCTCGTGGTGGGGTTACACCAAACCCATCGTGACCGACTTCACGACGGACCCCGGCAAGGAAATCGTCGTCACGGACCTGAACGGGACCGTCTTCGTCTACTCGGCGGACGGAAGCCTCGTCTGGCGGAAACACATCGAGAACTCGGCCACCGTCGTGGCCGCACCGGCCGTCGCGGATTTCGACGGGGACGGCGCGCCGGAACTCGCCGTCGGGGAGAAAAAGGTCACCGTGTTCGAACGGGACGGGAGCGTGAAGTGGCAGACGGGAACCGCCGGGAGCGTTAACTGGATGACGACCGCCCAAACCGACGGCGACCCCGCGGTCGAAATCGTCGCGGGAACGTTCGACGGTCACGTCACGGTCATCGACGGGAAGACGGGCGATAAACAATGGTCGAAGTCGTTCGGGCGGATGGCCGCCGTGAAAGCCGTCGGCGACGGTGACGGCGACGGACAAGTGGAGGTGTACGCGTCCACGCTACAGGAGGAAGGGGACACCGACATCGGAAAGCTCAGGGCGCTCGACGCGAGCGACGGGAGCGTCGAGTGGACGACGACGCTGAGCACCGAGGACGTGCAGACGATGCCGCCGTCGATGCTCGGGGACCTGAACGGGGACGGAAACAAAGAACTGGTCGCGGTCACCGAGACCGGTAGCGTGTCGGTCATCAATCCGGACAACGGGGCCGTCCTCGCGAGCTACGAGCGTAACGTGCCCATCTGGACCCACGTCAAACTGGCCGACATCGACGGTGACGGGAACCAAGAGATACTGGCCGTCTACGGCGACGGACGAGTCGTCGCGATGGGTTACAGCGAAAAATAG